A region of Curvibacter sp. AEP1-3 DNA encodes the following proteins:
- a CDS encoding rubrerythrin family protein: MSTAQRPEIKTFANLEAAFAGESMAHIKYRYFAKLSREMGDEATARAFEETADQEVMHAFGHLDLLYPKATMTPAKALQIAIDGETYEYSEMYPGFRATAEAEGNAAAVAEMDEQIEESKVHAAQFKAALEKAQKRFAALARVEERHASHYKAQLATLTA; this comes from the coding sequence ATGAGCACCGCACAACGCCCCGAGATCAAGACATTTGCCAATCTGGAAGCCGCCTTCGCCGGCGAGTCCATGGCGCATATCAAGTACCGCTATTTCGCCAAGCTTTCCCGCGAGATGGGCGATGAAGCGACGGCCCGCGCCTTTGAAGAAACCGCCGACCAGGAAGTCATGCACGCATTCGGTCACCTGGACTTGCTGTACCCCAAGGCCACCATGACGCCGGCCAAGGCCTTGCAAATCGCCATCGACGGCGAGACCTACGAGTACAGCGAGATGTACCCGGGCTTCCGTGCCACGGCAGAAGCTGAAGGCAATGCCGCAGCCGTTGCCGAGATGGACGAGCAGATTGAAGAAAGCAAGGTGCACGCAGCCCAGTTCAAAGCGGCCTTGGAGAAAGCCCAGAAACGCTTCGCCGCGCTGGCCCGCGTCGAGGAGCGCCACGCCAGCCACTACAAGGCGCAACTGGCAACTCTGACCGCTTAA
- a CDS encoding NADP-dependent malic enzyme: MTDQTTPLTPRPPVSNSAEKKAQLRQAALEYHEFPTPGKVAISATKQLINQHDLALAYSPGVAAPCEEIVKDPNNAFKYTSRGNLVAVITNGTAVLGLGDIGPLASKPVMEGKGVLFKKFAGIDVFDIEIDEKNDLDKLVDIIASLEPTFGGINLEDIKAPDCFYVERKLRERMKIPVFHDDQHGTAICVGAAILNGLKIAGKDPKKVKLVTSGAGAAALACLGLLVKLGIPRENIFVTDLAGVVYEGRTELMDEDKIQFAQKTDARTLREVIAGADIFLGLSAGGVLKQDMVKSMADKPLIFALANPTPEILPEEVKAVRDDAIMATGRTDYPNQVNNVLCFPYIFRGALDAGASTITLEMEIAAVHAIAELAQAEQSEVVAAAYVGEQLAFGPEYLIPKPFDPRLMMKIAPAVAQAAADSGVALRPIQDMDAYREKLQSFVYASGTTMKPIFNAAKKALKKRVAYAEGEDERVLRAAQIVVDERLALPTLIGRPAVIAERIEKFGLRLKENVDYNVVNVEQDHRYRDFWQSYHRMTERKGVTVQMAKIEMRRRLTLIGAMLLNKGDVDGLICGTWGTTATHLHYIDQVIGKRHGGSPSTPQDVQIYACMNGLMLPNRQVFLVDTHVNYDPTAEQLCEITVMAAEEMMRFGFKPKAALLSHSNFGSSNEPSAIKMRRTLELLREQAPWLEVDGEMHGDVALDGAARKALMPNSTLHGDANLLVLPNIDAANIAYNLLKTAAGGNIAIGPVLLGAAKPVHVLTASTTVRRIVNMTALTVADANATR; this comes from the coding sequence ATGACAGACCAGACCACGCCGCTCACGCCACGCCCCCCTGTTTCCAATTCCGCAGAGAAAAAAGCCCAGTTGCGGCAAGCGGCGCTGGAGTACCACGAGTTCCCCACCCCGGGCAAAGTAGCGATCAGCGCGACGAAGCAGCTCATCAACCAGCATGATCTGGCGCTAGCGTACTCCCCCGGTGTGGCAGCTCCGTGCGAAGAGATCGTCAAAGACCCGAACAACGCCTTCAAATACACCAGCCGCGGCAACCTGGTGGCCGTGATCACCAACGGCACTGCCGTGCTGGGTCTGGGCGACATCGGTCCGTTGGCGTCCAAGCCGGTGATGGAAGGCAAGGGCGTGCTGTTCAAGAAGTTCGCCGGCATTGATGTGTTCGACATCGAGATTGATGAGAAAAACGACCTCGACAAGCTGGTCGACATCATTGCTTCGCTGGAGCCTACCTTCGGCGGCATCAACCTCGAAGACATCAAGGCGCCCGACTGCTTCTATGTGGAGCGCAAGTTGCGCGAGCGCATGAAGATCCCGGTGTTCCACGACGACCAGCACGGTACCGCCATTTGCGTGGGCGCCGCCATCCTGAACGGCCTGAAAATTGCCGGCAAAGATCCCAAAAAGGTCAAGCTCGTGACCTCGGGTGCGGGTGCTGCGGCATTGGCCTGCCTCGGCTTGCTGGTCAAGTTGGGTATTCCACGTGAAAACATCTTTGTTACCGACTTGGCCGGCGTGGTCTATGAAGGACGCACCGAGCTGATGGACGAGGACAAGATCCAGTTCGCCCAGAAGACCGATGCCCGCACTTTGCGTGAAGTCATTGCGGGTGCAGACATCTTCCTGGGCCTGTCCGCTGGCGGCGTGCTCAAGCAGGACATGGTCAAGTCCATGGCGGACAAGCCCCTTATCTTTGCGCTGGCCAACCCCACGCCCGAAATCCTGCCGGAAGAAGTCAAGGCCGTGCGCGACGACGCCATCATGGCGACCGGCCGCACCGATTACCCCAACCAGGTCAACAACGTCCTGTGTTTCCCCTACATCTTCCGGGGTGCTTTGGATGCCGGTGCCTCCACCATCACCCTGGAGATGGAAATTGCAGCCGTCCACGCGATCGCCGAACTGGCCCAGGCCGAGCAGAGCGAAGTGGTGGCCGCCGCCTATGTGGGCGAGCAGCTCGCTTTTGGCCCGGAGTACCTGATTCCCAAGCCCTTCGATCCGCGCTTGATGATGAAGATTGCACCGGCGGTGGCGCAGGCAGCTGCAGACAGCGGCGTGGCATTGCGCCCCATCCAGGACATGGATGCCTACCGCGAGAAGCTGCAAAGCTTTGTGTATGCCTCTGGCACCACCATGAAGCCCATCTTCAATGCTGCCAAGAAGGCCCTGAAGAAGCGCGTGGCCTACGCCGAGGGCGAAGACGAGCGCGTGCTGCGTGCCGCCCAGATCGTGGTGGACGAGCGCCTCGCACTGCCCACCTTGATCGGACGTCCTGCGGTGATTGCCGAGCGCATCGAAAAATTTGGTCTGCGCCTGAAAGAAAACGTGGACTACAACGTCGTCAACGTCGAGCAGGACCACCGCTATCGCGACTTCTGGCAGTCCTACCACCGCATGACTGAGCGCAAAGGTGTCACAGTCCAGATGGCGAAGATTGAAATGCGCCGCCGTCTGACGCTGATTGGGGCCATGTTGCTGAACAAGGGCGATGTAGACGGCCTGATCTGCGGCACCTGGGGCACCACCGCCACGCACTTGCATTACATCGACCAGGTGATCGGCAAACGCCACGGCGGCAGCCCCAGCACCCCGCAGGACGTGCAGATTTATGCCTGCATGAACGGCCTGATGCTGCCCAACCGCCAGGTCTTTCTGGTGGACACCCACGTCAACTACGACCCGACCGCCGAACAGCTGTGCGAAATCACGGTCATGGCCGCCGAAGAAATGATGCGCTTCGGCTTCAAGCCCAAGGCTGCATTGCTCAGCCACTCCAACTTCGGCAGCAGCAACGAACCCAGCGCCATCAAAATGCGCCGCACCCTGGAACTGCTGCGCGAACAAGCTCCTTGGCTGGAAGTGGACGGCGAGATGCACGGCGACGTCGCACTGGATGGCGCAGCCCGCAAGGCGCTGATGCCCAATAGCACCCTGCACGGCGATGCCAACCTGTTGGTGCTGCCGAATATCGACGCTGCCAACATTGCCTACAACCTGCTCAAAACTGCAGCTGGTGGCAACATCGCCATCGGGCCGGTGCTCTTGGGTGCAGCCAAACCGGTGCACGTTTTGACGGCGAGCACGACCGTGCGCCGCATCGTCAACATGACTGCTCTGACGGTCGCAGACGCCAACGCTACACGCTGA
- a CDS encoding ribonuclease, with translation MAWSAGVSSAKEAPAFVAESTVALASLPPQARTTYNLVLQGGPFPYDKDGDVFGNRERILPLQPRGFYREYTVKTPGASNRGARRIVCGGKQVTAPQACYYTADHYASFRKIVP, from the coding sequence GTGGCATGGTCTGCCGGTGTCTCCTCTGCCAAAGAAGCTCCGGCTTTTGTCGCAGAGTCGACTGTTGCACTTGCCAGCCTGCCTCCCCAAGCCCGTACGACCTACAACCTGGTCCTGCAAGGTGGTCCTTTTCCCTACGACAAAGACGGCGACGTCTTCGGTAACCGGGAGCGGATTCTGCCCTTGCAGCCCCGAGGTTTTTACCGCGAATACACCGTGAAGACGCCCGGAGCGTCCAACCGGGGAGCCCGAAGAATTGTGTGCGGCGGCAAGCAAGTCACTGCACCTCAAGCCTGTTATTACACGGCCGATCACTATGCGAGTTTTCGCAAGATCGTGCCCTGA
- a CDS encoding rubredoxin — protein MKTYICIVCGFVYDETAGRPEDGIAPGTLWADVPESWECPDCGVAKADFEVVTI, from the coding sequence ATGAAAACCTATATCTGCATCGTTTGCGGCTTTGTGTATGACGAAACTGCCGGCCGCCCCGAAGACGGCATTGCGCCCGGAACCTTGTGGGCCGATGTGCCCGAGAGCTGGGAGTGCCCGGACTGTGGCGTAGCCAAAGCGGACTTCGAGGTCGTTACGATCTAG
- a CDS encoding NAD(P)/FAD-dependent oxidoreductase, whose amino-acid sequence MSSSPVIVIGSGVAGWTTVREFRKLDANTPVVLVTADSGDFYAKPTLSNAYAQKRGPEQLVTTPAAKMAETLQVTLMDRSRAESLDTSAKTLTVRQGDTAQTLGYRQLVLATGAHPIRIPLQGDAADRVRSINTLDDFAGFHAALGVDATVPGSGEGKTVVVMGAGLIGCEFANDLALAGVQVHVADPAARPLAALLPAEASEQLQAALSGLGVQWHFGTSVASVNADANGKLLATLADGSTVPADLVLSAIGLRADTALALAAGLACERGVLVNTRLETSAADVYALGDCAQYESAGQRTLPYVMPVMTAARALAATLAGTPTEVVFPLMPVSIKTPALPIVVAAAHPATTGQWEAEGSEGAWRFVDSAGQQRGFVLAGKSTARRMEMAKLTTA is encoded by the coding sequence ATGAGCAGCTCTCCTGTCATCGTGATCGGTAGCGGCGTGGCCGGTTGGACCACGGTGCGTGAGTTCCGCAAGCTCGACGCCAACACTCCGGTGGTACTGGTGACCGCAGACAGCGGGGACTTCTATGCCAAGCCCACGCTTTCCAACGCTTACGCCCAAAAGCGGGGTCCCGAGCAACTGGTGACGACCCCCGCCGCCAAAATGGCCGAGACCCTGCAAGTCACGCTGATGGACCGTTCACGTGCGGAAAGCCTGGACACAAGCGCCAAGACCCTCACGGTGCGTCAGGGTGACACAGCGCAAACCTTGGGCTACCGCCAGCTCGTACTCGCTACCGGTGCTCACCCGATTCGCATTCCCTTGCAGGGCGACGCTGCCGACCGCGTGCGCTCCATCAACACACTCGATGATTTCGCGGGTTTCCACGCCGCACTGGGTGTGGACGCCACCGTGCCCGGCAGTGGCGAAGGTAAAACCGTAGTAGTGATGGGTGCCGGCCTGATCGGCTGCGAGTTTGCCAACGACCTCGCACTCGCCGGCGTGCAAGTGCATGTGGCGGACCCCGCTGCGCGCCCATTGGCTGCCTTGTTGCCCGCCGAAGCAAGCGAACAGTTGCAGGCCGCTTTGTCCGGCCTGGGCGTGCAATGGCACTTCGGCACCTCGGTCGCGTCTGTGAATGCGGATGCCAACGGAAAGCTGCTGGCCACCCTGGCGGATGGCAGCACCGTACCGGCCGATCTGGTACTCAGCGCCATTGGCTTGCGCGCCGATACCGCTCTGGCACTGGCCGCAGGTCTGGCCTGTGAACGGGGTGTCCTTGTAAACACTCGCTTGGAAACCTCCGCCGCGGATGTCTACGCCCTGGGCGACTGTGCCCAGTACGAGAGCGCCGGTCAACGCACCCTCCCTTACGTCATGCCCGTAATGACTGCAGCGCGCGCACTGGCCGCGACCCTGGCAGGCACACCCACCGAAGTGGTGTTTCCCTTGATGCCAGTCAGCATCAAAACACCGGCTTTGCCCATTGTGGTGGCTGCAGCGCATCCCGCCACGACGGGCCAATGGGAGGCTGAAGGCAGTGAGGGTGCCTGGCGTTTTGTGGATTCGGCCGGTCAGCAACGGGGCTTTGTGCTGGCGGGCAAGAGCACTGCACGCCGCATGGAAATGGCCAAGCTCACTACGGCGTGA